A genomic window from Glycine max cultivar Williams 82 chromosome 17, Glycine_max_v4.0, whole genome shotgun sequence includes:
- the LOC100796317 gene encoding cytoplasmic 60S subunit biogenesis factor REI1 homolog 1, with product MPGLTCNACNTEFKDDTEQKLHYKSEWHRYNLKRKVAGVPGVTEALFLARQSVLAQEKNKLGETPMLYTCGLCGKDYKSSKAHAEHLKSRGHMMRASEGTSHADEKAIVKPLPQRVVNRPPPRREVDNSENEESEDEWEEVDPEEDLVDGAAKSLTDLNVNEHGENVDMEVDDDFEELDPSCCFMCDQEHKTIENCMVHMHKHHGFFIPDVEYLKDPKGLLTYLGLKVKRDYMCLYCNDRCYPFSSLEAVRKHMEAKSHCKVHYGDGVDDEEVELEEFYDYSSSYVDDQGKQLVASCDASNNVELVGGSELIISRKSGDRSSTKTLGSREFLRYYRQKPRPSLANMAITAALASRYRSMGLTTIQSREKIVRMKVLKEMNRSGVDNMRTKMAMKSNVIRNLPKNVPY from the exons ATGCCGGGGTTAACGTGCAACGCTTGCAACACCGAATTCAAAGATGACACAGAGCAAAAGCTCCATTACAAATCCGAGTGGCATCGATACAATCTCAAGCGCAAg GTGGCTGGGGTTCCTGGGGTGACCGAAGCGCTATTTCTGGCTAGACAATCTGTGCTTGCtcaagagaaaaataaactGGGTGAAACCCCCATGCTCTACACCTGTGGTCTTTGTGGAAAGGATTATAAAAGTTCTAAGGCTCATGCTGAGCACCTTAAATCACGTGGTCATATGATGCGGGCCTCTGAAGGAACTAGTCACGCAGATGAGAAGGCAATAGTTAAGCCTCTTCCACAACGTGTTGTGAATAGGCCTCCTCCTAGGAGAGAGGTAGATAACTCTGAAAATGAGGAAAGTGAAGATGAATGGGAGGAGGTTGATCCTGAAGAGGATTTGGTTGACGGTGCTGCAAAGTCCTTGACTGATTTGAATGTGAATGAGCATGGTGAAAATGTTGATATGGAGGTAGATGATGATTTTGAGGAGTTAGACCCCTCTTGTTGCTTTATGTGTGATCAAGAGCACAAAACAATAGAAAACTGCATGGTTCACATGCACAAGCATCATGGGTTCTTCATTCCAGATGTTGAGTATTTGAAGGATCCAAAAGGCCTCCTCACCTATCTTGGCCTTAAG GTCAAAAGGGACTACATGTGTCTGTACTGCAATGATCGATGTTATCCATTCAGCAGCTTGGAAGCAGTCAGGAAACATATGGAGGCAAAAAGTCACTGTAAAGTGCATTATGGTGATGGTGTTGATGACGAGGAGGTAGAATTAGAAGAATTCTATGATTATAGCAGCAG CTATGTGGATGATCAAGGCAAGCAGCTTGTTGCATCTTGTGATGCATCTAACAATGTAGAACTTGTTGGTGGGTCCGAGCTCATAATCAGCAGGAAATCTGGTGATagatcatcaaccaaaacacTTGGTTCCCGTGAATTTTTGCGTTATTATCGTCAGAAACCTCGGCCATCACTAGCAAATATGGCTATCACTGCTGCGTTGGCTTCAAG GTACAGGAGCATGGGCTTGACCACTATCCAATCAAGGGAGAAGATTGTGAGGATGAAAGTGCTGAAGGAAATGAATAGGTCAGGTGTGGACAATATGCGTACCAAGATGGCGATGAAGAGTAATGTCATCAGGAACCTGCCAAAGAATGTACCATATTAG
- the LOC106796597 gene encoding uncharacterized protein isoform X1 has product MVLGLASVSSMEDIQLDISWDDAVCPICLDFPHNSVLLRCSFYDKGCRAFVCDTNQLHSNCLDRFKNSCGMPSSPASNAISTESTENSDDPEVSNGQCNLTCPLCRGEVSGWVIVDKARIHLDEKKRCCDEVRCTFMGSYLELQTHAQLEHPHARPSKIDPSRLLDWENFQQSSEIIDVLSTIHSEIPRGVVLGDYVIEYGDDYARDEFEDFPGDEGNWWTSCILYFDNFRRSRNRRRTRVSHTRRDNRRLSYDTSNSDEGSVVSMEYADYRIEEIDDEIVSTSGSSRGSSGYRRSHRCRSAFMTIRQHVN; this is encoded by the exons ATGGTTTTGGGTCTTGCAAGTGTAAGCAGTATGGAGGATATTCAATTGGATATCAGTTGGGACGATGCTGTCTGTCCCATATGCTTGGATTTTCCTCATAACAGTGTTCTCCTTCGGTGTTCATTTTATGATAAAGGATGTCGTGCTTTTGTTTGTGACACAAATCAATTGCACTCTAATTGTTTGGATCGCTTTAAAAATTCATGTGGCATGCCATCCTCTCCAGCGTCTAATGCAATTTCCACTGAAAGTACTGAAAATAGTGATGATCCTGAGGTATCAAATGGTCAATGCAATCTGACTTGCCCCTTGTGTAGAGGTGAGGTTTCTGGGTGGGTTATAGTTGATAAAGCTCGCATTCATCTTGATGAGAAGAAGCGTTGTTGTGATGAGGTGCGATGCACTTTCATGGGAAGTTACTTGGAGCTACAGACACATGCTCAACTTGAACACCCTCATGCACGTCCATCAAAAATTGATCCTTCCCGCCTGCTTGATTGGGAGAATTTTCAACAATCGTCAGAGATCATAGATGTTTTGAGCACTATTCATTCAGAAATCCCCAGAGGGGTGGTTCTAGGAGATTATGTGATTGAATATGGGGATGATTATGCTAGAGACGAGTTTGAAGACTTCCCTGGAGATGAGGGCAACTGGTGGACCTCATGTATTCTATATTTCGACAACTTTAGAAGATCCAGAAATAGAAGAAGGACAAGAGTCAGTCATACAAGAAGGGATAATCGTCGTTTAAGTTATGATACTTCTAATTCTGATGAAGGTTCTGTAGTATCTATGGAGTATGCAGATTATAGGATAGAAGAGATCGATGATGAGATTGTTAGTACTAGTGGCTCTTCAAGGGGTAGCAGTGGTTATCGCAG ATCCCATAGATGCCGTTCCGCTTTTATGACAATTAG GCAGCATGtgaattga
- the LOC106796597 gene encoding uncharacterized protein isoform X2 — MVLGLASVSSMEDIQLDISWDDAVCPICLDFPHNSVLLRCSFYDKGCRAFVCDTNQLHSNCLDRFKNSCGMPSSPASNAISTESTENSDDPEVSNGQCNLTCPLCRGEVSGWVIVDKARIHLDEKKRCCDEVRCTFMGSYLELQTHAQLEHPHARPSKIDPSRLLDWENFQQSSEIIDVLSTIHSEIPRGVVLGDYVIEYGDDYARDEFEDFPGDEGNWWTSCILYFDNFRRSRNRRRTRVSHTRRDNRRLSYDTSNSDEGSVVSMEYADYRIEEIDDEIVSTSGSSRGSSGYRRQHVN, encoded by the exons ATGGTTTTGGGTCTTGCAAGTGTAAGCAGTATGGAGGATATTCAATTGGATATCAGTTGGGACGATGCTGTCTGTCCCATATGCTTGGATTTTCCTCATAACAGTGTTCTCCTTCGGTGTTCATTTTATGATAAAGGATGTCGTGCTTTTGTTTGTGACACAAATCAATTGCACTCTAATTGTTTGGATCGCTTTAAAAATTCATGTGGCATGCCATCCTCTCCAGCGTCTAATGCAATTTCCACTGAAAGTACTGAAAATAGTGATGATCCTGAGGTATCAAATGGTCAATGCAATCTGACTTGCCCCTTGTGTAGAGGTGAGGTTTCTGGGTGGGTTATAGTTGATAAAGCTCGCATTCATCTTGATGAGAAGAAGCGTTGTTGTGATGAGGTGCGATGCACTTTCATGGGAAGTTACTTGGAGCTACAGACACATGCTCAACTTGAACACCCTCATGCACGTCCATCAAAAATTGATCCTTCCCGCCTGCTTGATTGGGAGAATTTTCAACAATCGTCAGAGATCATAGATGTTTTGAGCACTATTCATTCAGAAATCCCCAGAGGGGTGGTTCTAGGAGATTATGTGATTGAATATGGGGATGATTATGCTAGAGACGAGTTTGAAGACTTCCCTGGAGATGAGGGCAACTGGTGGACCTCATGTATTCTATATTTCGACAACTTTAGAAGATCCAGAAATAGAAGAAGGACAAGAGTCAGTCATACAAGAAGGGATAATCGTCGTTTAAGTTATGATACTTCTAATTCTGATGAAGGTTCTGTAGTATCTATGGAGTATGCAGATTATAGGATAGAAGAGATCGATGATGAGATTGTTAGTACTAGTGGCTCTTCAAGGGGTAGCAGTGGTTATCGCAG GCAGCATGtgaattga